TTTGATGAGACgggcttacattttttttccctATTGTTGCTGTGAGAGGTGAAGACGTGTGCAATTAACATGCAGGTAGATGAAAAGCATCTGGATGTGCATCGGATGAAATATGGAATTTAGGTTTGAAAATATGTGGAAATGAGAATATtgaatcacaaaattttgatgTTAACTTATTTCAAAGTGGCTAATTGTAAACAAGCGTCTGACTTTAATCTGAAATTCATACATGGTCAGATGAATAATATGGACGCATGGATAGTGTAAGGCCAGTGACCCCCTGCAGAATTCACCCGCACtggtagaacaaaaaaaaaaaaaaaattaacccgaTGACTCATCCCATTTGAAAAAGGAAAATCCGGGTggaaatttctcgaaaaagctTGAAATGCGATGTGAAACGCTGGAATTTCTGACTGACTACCTGATCTATAAACagtaaaacattattttttctgtcGAGATTAGTCAGCAACGAAATGAGGTTTTGTTCTATCTGAATCGGAATTTCCTACATTCgtaaaatattgatattttcttACAAATGATTCATTTACCATcatctattaaaaattataatgaactaataaaaaaatatttcgtttaCCATCTCctatgaaaatttgatatttttttggtaACAATTGTATCAAGAAGTAAAACAGCTGATTTGATTTAATATAAAACTTTCTTTTACATGGATTTAAatgtcaagaaaaaaatatacaaaatgatCAGCTtggaaatctaatttattttccTAATCAGTAATATCAGTGATCAATCCtgatgaaaagttgtaaattgaAGAAGATGAAACGGTACTTTTGTTTTATCTgtcgcaaaatatttggaaaaaaaaggaatgtgAAAACTCAACAGCTGCTATAACAGGCCTTAATGTCTCAATAAGAATAACAGTTTATTAGTTGATGAAACATGAAATTAATCTATTCACTTCTTTTCAGGTGACGAGATGTTCTCGGACACCTACAAGGTCAAGTTGGTCGACGATGTGATGTACGAGGTAACCGGCAAGCTGATCTCCCGGAAGCTCGGTGATGTCCAGCTCGATGGAGCCAATCCGTCCGCCGAGGAAGCCGATGAGGGCACTGATGAAGCCGTCGAGTCCGGCGTCGACATCGTGCTCAACCACCGACTGTGCGAAACCGGCTTCGGTGATAAGAAACAGTTCACCGTCTACCTGAAGGATTATATGAAGAAGTGAGTGATTTGAAATACAGTAAATTGTACCCATTTTCTAACTGACTTGATTCCCATCCACAGACTGGTTACCAAGCTGGAGGAAACGAACCCCAGTGAGGTCGATACGTTCAAGAACAACATCAACAAGGTGATGAAGGAGCTGCTCGGCCGCTTCAAGGAACTCCAGTTCTTCACCGGCGAGTCCATGGATGGTGAAGCCATGATTGCCATGCTCGAATACCGCGAAATCAACGGCGATAGCGTTCCCATCCTGCTCTGCTTCAAGCACGGCCTCGAGGAGGAGAAATTCTAGACTAGTAATTCGTGTATAGCCAAAACTCACAACTCTGCTAGACTACTACAACAacttctttataatttttttctaccaaatttTTTGTCGAATGAACGAATGTGCATGGGGAGTGTGCGCTTTTTCACACATCTAATTCTCTCTCTAATCCAGACAATTGGGCGGAATCGGTCCTCGATATCCACTAGTTCACGCTCCAGGTAACTTCACACACCACATccgattattttttatatttatttatgttaccgaaacagatttttataacaattgaaaatgaaaaactgtgGAATGATTgcgtagttttttttccttaaactatcaatattttgaaaatatctgaaCAGGTCTAGACTATTAATAGGTAATACAAATATCTTGAATCAGGTTTAAGGCGACGATCAAAGAATTCCATTTTAGAGTCCTCACTCGATGGGTGCAGTTTAACGTAGAAAACCCCAAGTGTATCACTATTATAAGCTTTTTGCCAAAATCAGCGCGAAAAACTACTCAAGTATCAATAGAGGCACGGGAAGGCTCGCATTTAGCAGAACACCTCCGGGAAAGGaatcacttaaaaattaaaagaaaaaactaaattgcAAAGCAGGAAAGGCCGAACTACCCGAATACTCTCGCTTAGCTGTTGATTTCGGCAAGTCGGTATCTCGTTAAGGCCGAAACAATCGGAAtggttgaaattgaaaaaaaaaacggtgatgGAAAAAACACAATCCTTCCATTGCTGGAAACAATGATCTACCATCTACATCTCAATATCAGATgaagcaaaaaattgaaaagagaaAACATTTACAATAAAGAGATTGGACGAAACATGTCAACATCTATGTTTCGTAGGTGTTGAAAGGAAACTTTtgtggtttttatttttcattgagaaatttctttttaacaataacatttaaaaagaatcTGCGGAACGAAATCATTTTATTCCAGTATCGTTTTACTAGAAGTCAGCGAAGCTGCAAAAGAAAGTTTCTCGCCCCTTTTTCTATTCTACATCACACATGTACTCCGAATGGTACAAATTTTCCCTTGAGTGCGGCAACCGTAAGAACAAGACTATTTCCCAATAAACCCCAGTTTAAACTCATCTCCGTTAAGTGtagaaaacatttattttctaaatctttCAAATTCTTGATCGATTCGATGTCAAATAATCCTGATGAAcattaatcatttaaaaaaaaataatactctctggagccatcaCCTTTATATGAAAGAAAAACGTGCATGGATGTTCAGATTttttcgggatgaataagccactGAAGCTTAAAAtctcttgagaaaaaaaaaaatgtttatcattTATAATACGAGATTTTATACAAATGGATGTCCTGTAGTTTTTCAacgatttctaatttttttaccgtTTTAGGACGCATTCTTTAAAGAACCTCATCCCTCACAGTAATaaaaagagtttaaattatttacgaaattacaaaaaaaaaacacaattataaCTGACATGCCTCTCAGTCGGAGAGGGGTAACCAGCGACTCGCAGGCTTCATGCGGTCTTTTTTTGGCATGTTTTTcagatataatttattttataaatttctatggAATCTGAACTGTAGATCTTTATTAAAGTTCAAATTCTTAATAtctatttctcattttttcaatttcgatttttaagttttatattctttccgtccctaaaaaaaaaaagaaaatatttcaattggaattcctttacaaagtttatcattattaatttgaatttggagTTGGAGAGTTTCGGattcaaataacaaatttgaacaTGATTGAGATTTGTATTAAAAGATTCTGGTTGTTGCATTTGCAAAATTGTTCTGAGTTGAGTTCAAAATAAAAGGGGGGTAGCGTGGAAGAAGCAAGCAGGAAGTGGTTTTTtgctatcatggaacccacagatagagcatgtaatagcGAAGGCTTCAAAGAAAGGCAATGCTATCGATATCTGGCGCCATGCGAAGCACTGCCACTACATCAATTCATTGATTTAGAGACAGAACGTAGTGCCTCAAGACTCtcaaaatatctgaaaattctgaagaaatttaaaataaacttactCATGGGGATTTGAGGATGTATGATAGGGATGAATGGGAGTCATTTTGGCCTGCGGATCCTCCCGGATCGTTtaaattctttactgatgggtcgaaaataaataataaaactgGGGTAGGGGTGTTCAGACCTAGACTcgggatctcaattcctatgggaaactggccaacagtattacAATCAGAAGTttaagcaattctagaatgcatgagcctttttgaaaaaaaggatacATGTACACAAGTATCTACATGTTttctgacagccaggctgctctAAGAGCACTCAGTATGTTCACATGTTACTCAAAGCTaagtgtattgttgcactacctacctacctacctaagggtccaacgccgattgaccggcgcatagggctgagataaaagatctccactgctggcgatccggagccagcgtcttcacttgctgccagccaaggttctcgtcaactgtgcggatttcagtggctagacttcgccgccacgagcttttgggcctgcctcttctccgatgcccatctggattccagtcaagcgcctctctgcaaatctcgttttcatctcttcgcagcgtgtgcccaatccatctccacttacgttcccgaatctcgatttctagcgccttttgatgacaccggctatgaagttcaacgtttgagatccagttgccaggccaccaagcgcggatgatgttccgcaggcagcgattcacaaaaacttgcagttttcgcgtcgtcaccgcatatgtgcaccaagtttcacacccgtacagcaatacggatttgacgtttgagttgaagattcgaatcttagttcgtagagagatctggcgtgaccgccagatgtttcggagactcgcaaacgcaaatcgggcttttctgatccgggtctcgatgtccttcttggtcccaccatcaggcgtaatctggctaccaagatactggaagcactccactgtctcaacctgttgtccagctaccacgaaattggaacgattttctgtattgatttccatcgacttggtctttccgacattgattttgagacctgctgccttggagctttcggtgaggtcgtcgagtttgctctgcatgtcttgttgtgtttgggcgagcaaaacaatatcgtctgccaggtcaaggtcgttaagttgctccatggttgaaggattccacggcaatcctcggtttggtctacagtcaatcgatccagtcaagatctcatccattacgatgagaaaaagcagcggtgacaaaatacatccttgtctcactccagcagttaccgggattggttcagacaagacaccgtcgtgcaagaccttgcacgaaaacgcctcgtactgtgcttcgatgagatggactagtttctctgggacccctcgtcgtctaagagcagcccagatgttttcgtggttcagtcggtcaaatgctttttcgaaatcaacgaacaccagcaaaagagagtcctggaattcgttgatttgttccagtattattcgtagcgtagtgatgtggtccacacatgatcgtccggatcggaatccagcttgttgccgtcggagtgtagcgtcgattttctcctggatcctgttcagggtcactttgcagagtactttgagggttgtacagatcaaagttatgccacgccagttaccgcactctgttaggtctcctttctttgggacctttacgaggataccctgcatccagtcggccgggaatgttgcagtatcccaaatgtcagcgaaaagacggtgcaacatttgtgctgatagggcagggtcggctttgagcatttcagcaggaatgcaatcgattccaggcgctttgttggatttcatgtccttgattgccgcttctatctcagccagcgagggcgcttccgagttgacgccattaatgcgacttactgtgggcgcctcgagctgcgggttctgttggccattgctacttgtaactcggaaaagttgatcaaaatgctcagtccaacgcttgagctgatctgttcgatctgtcagcagctgacctgctcggtctttcagcggcattcttgcattagtccttgcaccactaaggcggcgagaaatatcatataataatcggatatctccaatggcggcggctctttctccctcttcggctagggagtttgtccaggctctcttgtctcgtctacaagctc
This genomic window from Uranotaenia lowii strain MFRU-FL unplaced genomic scaffold, ASM2978415v1 HiC_scaffold_190, whole genome shotgun sequence contains:
- the LOC129759563 gene encoding translationally-controlled tumor protein homolog, coding for MFSDTYKVKLVDDVMYEVTGKLISRKLGDVQLDGANPSAEEADEGTDEAVESGVDIVLNHRLCETGFGDKKQFTVYLKDYMKKLVTKLEETNPSEVDTFKNNINKVMKELLGRFKELQFFTGESMDGEAMIAMLEYREINGDSVPILLCFKHGLEEEKF